The following are encoded together in the Acinetobacter radioresistens DSM 6976 = NBRC 102413 = CIP 103788 genome:
- a CDS encoding 4'-phosphopantetheinyl transferase family protein, which translates to MLRVDICAMKRFEQVDPQQELRQQIQQRKQAIYAYRNRLLSEILGQPITALSFACTCHGKPYLKEHNLAINHTHSKKIYALVTSSEQQDIGIDVEDLERQVKLDALAQHAFHEEEYQTWKSMDKDRLYWFKVWTAKEAILKASGLGIRLSLKDINTRVHPMYDNSQMQHESLGYFAYQHFEVAQSLITVAWRTGQGCGEFIFPRIQIYRN; encoded by the coding sequence ATGCTGCGTGTTGATATCTGTGCTATGAAGCGTTTCGAGCAGGTTGATCCACAACAGGAACTGCGCCAGCAAATCCAGCAGCGTAAGCAGGCTATTTACGCTTATCGAAATCGTCTGCTGAGTGAAATACTGGGACAGCCCATCACTGCCTTAAGTTTTGCTTGTACATGCCACGGTAAACCGTACTTAAAAGAACATAATCTGGCAATCAATCATACCCATAGTAAAAAAATCTATGCATTAGTGACCAGTTCTGAGCAGCAGGACATAGGAATTGATGTTGAGGATCTGGAACGTCAAGTAAAGCTGGATGCTTTGGCACAACATGCATTTCATGAAGAAGAATATCAAACCTGGAAGTCTATGGATAAAGACAGGCTGTACTGGTTTAAAGTCTGGACAGCGAAAGAAGCAATTTTAAAGGCCAGTGGTTTAGGCATCCGTTTAAGTCTGAAAGATATAAATACCAGAGTCCATCCCATGTATGATAACTCACAGATGCAGCATGAATCTCTTGGGTATTTTGCTTACCAGCATTTTGAAGTTGCCCAGAGCCTGATCACCGTCGCTTGGCGCACCGGACAGGGCTGTGGTGAATTTATCTTCCCGCGTATTCAGATTTATCGGAATTAA
- the secF gene encoding protein translocase subunit SecF, translated as MMTENTQPKQKQYGRPDNERVIDFMKIALPAAIISIILTVGSLFFIVTKGLNLGLDFTGGISAELNYKQAANQGEVIRALNDAGFKDAVVQTLGSNSDLLIRMPAQDINVEDLNSTLTKAAQLPNNPAEVSKIDSVGGQVGNELYVRSAGAVALALVLMLIYVTIRFEFKLAIGAVLSLFHDIIVTIGIFAMMQWPFDLTVLAALLALIGFSLNDNIVVSDRIRENFRKIRGAEPREIVNIALTETLRRTVHTSMTLLLVVIAMMLMGGEGLHWFSVAMFVGVFVGTYSSIYIGTSFALWRGLNRQDFIVQVKPEFEDEIP; from the coding sequence ATGATGACTGAGAATACTCAACCAAAGCAAAAACAGTACGGCCGTCCTGATAATGAGCGCGTTATCGACTTTATGAAAATTGCCTTACCGGCAGCTATTATTTCGATAATCCTTACTGTCGGTAGCCTGTTTTTTATCGTTACTAAAGGCCTAAATCTCGGGCTGGACTTTACAGGCGGTATCTCTGCCGAGCTGAACTATAAACAGGCAGCCAATCAGGGAGAAGTTATCCGTGCGTTAAATGATGCCGGTTTTAAAGATGCAGTTGTACAAACCTTGGGAAGCAATAGTGATCTCTTGATACGTATGCCCGCACAAGACATAAATGTTGAAGACCTCAACAGTACCTTGACTAAAGCAGCCCAACTGCCAAATAACCCTGCTGAAGTTAGCAAGATTGATTCGGTAGGGGGTCAGGTTGGTAATGAACTGTATGTACGCTCAGCAGGTGCAGTAGCGCTAGCACTTGTCCTGATGCTGATTTATGTCACCATCCGTTTTGAGTTTAAACTGGCAATCGGGGCAGTATTATCCTTGTTCCACGATATCATCGTGACAATCGGTATTTTTGCCATGATGCAGTGGCCATTTGACCTGACCGTACTGGCAGCACTTCTGGCACTTATCGGATTTTCGCTAAATGACAATATTGTAGTCTCTGACCGTATTCGGGAAAACTTCCGTAAAATTCGTGGTGCCGAGCCACGCGAGATTGTTAATATTGCGCTTACCGAAACCTTGCGCCGTACTGTTCACACCTCGATGACCCTGTTACTCGTGGTTATTGCCATGATGCTCATGGGTGGTGAAGGTCTACACTGGTTCTCTGTAGCCATGTTTGTAGGCGTATTTGTAGGTACTTATTCTTCTATTTATATTGGTACTTCATTTGCACTGTGGCGTGGTCTGAACCGTCAGGACTTTATCGTACAGGTAAAACCAGAGTTCGAGGATGAAATTCCATAA
- the secD gene encoding protein translocase subunit SecD, with protein sequence MRYPAWKYLLILVVLVISTLYALPSLYPDEPAVQISGAKAGTQIDQSVIQKAEQILKEANIPSHDNTFTNNAALLRVDSTDAQLKAKDVLRRALGEEYVVALNLAPTTPEWLQKIGAKPMKLGLDLRGGVHFLLEVDMDKALSQRMETSATDLRRQLRENNLKFNSLTLNNNQINLQFAQNDDREAVMDFLRRNGNEFTQQALASSTGPMLRLTYTDARRQEIQSYAVNQNLTTLRNRINELGVAEALVQTQGSNRIVVDLPGVQDTAEAKRVLGRTANLEFRLVSDLNDQYIDPYTGKSNGQPLPPGTELFAYESLDSGRQLLLQRNRILTGERVQNASSGFSQDTGGAEVNITLDSAGGKLMADATRNAVGKRMAVLFIENKQRISYVTDPVTGTQTEVRTPYAESVVINAATIQAVLGSQFRITGLDSPQEASELALMLRAGALAAPMYFVEERVVGPSLGQENIDKGVLSTQIGFLLVAIWMVVFFRLFGLIANFALVFNLAMTLSIMSWIGAALTLPGIAGIVITIGMAVDANVLICERIREEMKWGASPKQAIVAGYDRAYNTIFDSNLTTFLVAFILFAIGTGPIKGFAVTLMIGIACSMFTAITVTRAIVQIIYGKRRNLKKLSI encoded by the coding sequence ATGCGTTACCCTGCATGGAAATATCTGCTGATCCTGGTGGTTCTGGTGATCAGCACCCTGTACGCACTGCCTAGCTTGTATCCCGATGAACCGGCGGTCCAGATTTCTGGTGCAAAAGCCGGCACTCAAATTGATCAGAGTGTGATACAAAAAGCAGAGCAAATATTGAAAGAGGCAAACATTCCGTCTCATGACAATACCTTTACCAATAACGCTGCCCTATTGCGTGTAGACTCTACTGATGCACAACTCAAAGCAAAAGATGTGCTACGCCGCGCTCTGGGTGAAGAATACGTTGTGGCCCTGAATTTGGCGCCTACTACACCTGAGTGGCTACAGAAAATTGGCGCAAAACCAATGAAACTGGGCTTGGACTTGCGTGGTGGTGTACACTTCCTGTTAGAAGTGGATATGGATAAAGCCCTCTCACAGCGTATGGAAACATCCGCGACCGACTTGCGCCGTCAGCTTCGTGAAAATAATCTCAAGTTTAATAGCCTGACTCTGAATAATAATCAGATCAATCTCCAGTTTGCACAAAATGACGACCGTGAAGCTGTAATGGACTTTTTACGCCGCAATGGCAATGAGTTCACCCAGCAAGCACTGGCTAGCAGTACTGGTCCTATGTTGCGCCTCACGTATACTGATGCACGCAGACAGGAAATCCAGTCATATGCTGTTAACCAGAACTTAACCACACTGCGCAACCGTATTAACGAACTGGGGGTGGCGGAAGCACTGGTTCAGACCCAAGGCAGTAATCGTATCGTAGTCGACCTGCCAGGTGTACAGGACACAGCAGAAGCAAAACGGGTACTTGGCCGCACAGCTAACCTGGAGTTCCGCTTAGTTTCCGACTTAAATGATCAGTATATTGATCCCTATACCGGGAAATCTAATGGCCAGCCGTTACCTCCTGGTACAGAACTGTTTGCTTATGAATCGCTAGACAGCGGTCGCCAATTACTGTTACAGCGTAACCGTATCTTGACAGGTGAACGGGTCCAAAATGCCTCTTCAGGCTTTAGCCAGGATACAGGTGGTGCTGAAGTTAATATTACTTTAGACAGTGCTGGCGGCAAACTGATGGCAGATGCCACCCGTAATGCTGTGGGTAAACGCATGGCTGTACTGTTTATCGAAAACAAACAGCGTATCAGCTATGTCACTGATCCGGTTACCGGCACACAGACCGAAGTACGTACACCTTATGCAGAATCTGTAGTGATTAACGCTGCAACCATTCAGGCCGTACTAGGGTCGCAGTTCCGTATTACCGGACTCGATTCTCCACAAGAAGCGTCTGAACTGGCACTTATGCTACGTGCAGGTGCACTTGCTGCTCCAATGTACTTTGTTGAAGAGCGTGTAGTTGGCCCGTCACTAGGTCAGGAAAATATCGACAAGGGTGTGCTTTCTACTCAAATCGGTTTCTTGCTGGTCGCTATCTGGATGGTGGTCTTCTTCCGTTTATTTGGTCTGATTGCCAACTTTGCTTTGGTTTTTAACCTGGCAATGACTTTAAGCATCATGTCATGGATTGGTGCCGCACTAACCTTGCCGGGTATTGCAGGTATTGTTATTACAATCGGTATGGCCGTCGATGCGAACGTACTGATCTGTGAGCGAATCAGAGAAGAAATGAAATGGGGGGCCTCGCCCAAACAGGCCATTGTGGCAGGTTATGATCGAGCCTATAACACCATTTTTGACTCAAACCTGACCACCTTCCTCGTCGCCTTTATCCTATTTGCGATCGGTACTGGTCCAATCAAAGGTTTTGCTGTAACACTCATGATTGGTATTGCCTGTTCGATGTTTACTGCAATTACGGTAACGCGTGCGATCGTACAGATCATTTATGGCAAGCGTCGTAACTTGAAGAAGTTGAGCATTTAA
- the yajC gene encoding preprotein translocase subunit YajC, which translates to MSFLISTAHAAPAAQQGPSMMANLLMIAVFIAIFYFLIWRPQAKRAKEHRTLVESLGVGSEVVFAGGLMGRITKLEGDFAVVELSRGVDVKIQRASVISVLPEGTLNNL; encoded by the coding sequence ATGAGCTTTTTAATCTCTACTGCTCACGCTGCGCCGGCGGCTCAGCAAGGCCCGAGCATGATGGCTAACTTATTGATGATTGCAGTATTTATTGCAATTTTCTATTTCCTGATCTGGCGTCCACAGGCCAAACGTGCCAAAGAACACCGTACCCTCGTTGAAAGTCTGGGTGTAGGCAGTGAAGTGGTTTTTGCCGGTGGCTTGATGGGCCGTATTACCAAGCTTGAAGGCGATTTTGCAGTAGTAGAACTAAGCCGCGGTGTAGATGTAAAAATCCAGCGTGCTAGTGTCATTTCAGTTTTGCCTGAAGGCACCCTGAATAACCTTTAA